One Erythrobacter aureus DNA segment encodes these proteins:
- a CDS encoding prolyl hydroxylase family protein: MTKTASVPDQDALKRAGALVRKRLDSDPQAYRIPSDKAEIYAIGNFLSGEECARLMQMIDAVARPSELHETAYVAKFRTSYSGNFDPHDPFVRAISRRIDDRLGLPGKVGENIQGQRYLPGQEFKPHNDWFYTDQEYWKLERKRGGQRCWTAMAFLNEVEEGGHTHFVEVGASIEPKPGVLMVWNNATPEGLPNENTLHAGTPVIKGQKYVLTKWYRTRKHS; encoded by the coding sequence ATGACCAAGACAGCTTCCGTACCCGATCAGGATGCACTGAAGCGCGCTGGCGCGCTTGTCCGCAAACGGCTCGATTCCGATCCGCAGGCTTACAGGATTCCCTCCGACAAGGCGGAGATCTACGCTATCGGCAACTTCCTGTCCGGGGAAGAATGCGCTCGGCTGATGCAAATGATCGACGCCGTCGCACGGCCGAGCGAGCTACATGAAACCGCTTATGTCGCCAAATTCCGCACGTCCTATTCGGGCAATTTCGACCCGCACGATCCCTTCGTGAGGGCGATTTCCCGCCGAATCGACGACAGGCTGGGCCTGCCGGGCAAAGTCGGCGAGAACATACAGGGCCAGCGCTACCTGCCTGGGCAGGAATTCAAACCGCATAATGACTGGTTTTATACCGATCAGGAATATTGGAAGCTGGAACGCAAGCGCGGTGGCCAGCGCTGCTGGACCGCCATGGCCTTTCTCAACGAAGTCGAGGAAGGCGGGCACACCCACTTCGTCGAGGTAGGTGCGTCGATCGAGCCCAAGCCGGGCGTGCTGATGGTATGGAACAATGCCACGCCCGAAGGCCTGCCCAACGAAAACACACTGCATGCCGGCACGCCGGTCATCAAGGGGCAGAAATACGTGCTGACCAAATGGTACCGCACGCGAAAACATAGCTGA
- a CDS encoding cytochrome b has protein sequence MNQTAARRYSTGAMLFHWAIAIAVIVNWRIAEAAEQAEMPAKAEIFANHKALGILILVLTLGRLAWRWTHPVPPLPNDLAKWEAVLARTVHIIFYVLLIGLPLGGWLANSMTGRDIDFFGLFTIPPLPVGANKDLGGSIFDMHALGGTIFLYLIGLHVLGALKHTFFDKNGGIFRMLPFGKVPE, from the coding sequence ATGAACCAGACAGCCGCGCGCCGCTATTCGACTGGGGCCATGCTATTTCACTGGGCGATCGCCATCGCGGTGATCGTGAACTGGCGGATCGCCGAAGCGGCCGAGCAAGCCGAAATGCCAGCCAAGGCGGAAATATTCGCGAATCACAAGGCGCTCGGCATACTCATCCTCGTTCTGACTCTCGGCCGTCTCGCCTGGCGCTGGACGCACCCCGTTCCACCGCTGCCGAACGATCTTGCCAAATGGGAAGCCGTGCTCGCGCGCACGGTACATATCATCTTCTATGTCCTCTTGATCGGCCTGCCACTGGGCGGCTGGCTGGCCAATTCGATGACGGGCCGGGATATCGATTTCTTCGGATTGTTCACGATCCCGCCGCTTCCAGTGGGGGCCAACAAGGATCTTGGCGGATCGATCTTCGATATGCATGCGCTGGGCGGCACGATCTTCCTCTATCTGATCGGCCTGCATGTTCTCGGTGCGCTCAAGCATACGTTCTTCGACAAGAACGGTGGCATTTTCCGGATGCTGCCTTTCGGCAAGGTACCGGAGTGA
- a CDS encoding RcnB family protein — protein sequence MSALAVAMAITALPTEAEAQSRERQERIERDRGERAAARQERRAQRAERQQRTERRAQGERRRDRLKATESTGNNRVDIAQARRERRENVRERRVDRRQDRRETQRRNRTYRAERNRTYVDPNRAERRAERIAERRRDARREARQDRRAERRQDARREARQDHRVDRRQDARREARQDRRAERRQDARREARQDRRVERRQDARREARQDPRAERRQDGRREAREDRRIRRDAYRDGRRAERRRDRWEDRRIRRDAYRDGYREARRDHRRARYYDGRRWRDYDRWDHRRWRDNRRYDWYRHRYHNRDIFRLGRYYAPYRDYRYRRLNIGVQIGNLFFGSRYWINDPWRYRLPNVYGPYRWVRYYDDVLLVDVYNGEVVDVIYDFFW from the coding sequence TTGAGCGCCCTCGCCGTGGCGATGGCGATCACTGCCCTGCCCACCGAAGCCGAAGCGCAATCGCGCGAGCGGCAGGAACGCATCGAGCGAGACCGGGGCGAGCGCGCCGCGGCCCGTCAGGAACGCCGTGCACAGCGGGCCGAGCGCCAGCAACGCACCGAACGCCGTGCGCAAGGGGAGCGCCGCCGCGACCGGCTGAAGGCGACCGAATCGACCGGAAACAACCGCGTCGACATCGCCCAAGCGCGCCGCGAACGTCGCGAGAATGTGCGCGAGCGGCGTGTCGACAGGCGTCAGGACCGCCGTGAAACCCAGCGCCGCAACCGGACCTACCGCGCCGAGCGCAACCGTACCTATGTCGATCCCAATCGTGCAGAGCGGCGCGCAGAGCGTATTGCCGAGCGTCGGCGGGACGCGCGCCGCGAGGCCCGACAAGATCGCCGTGCCGAACGTCGACAGGATGCACGCCGCGAGGCTCGTCAGGACCATCGTGTCGACCGTCGACAGGATGCGCGCCGCGAGGCCCGACAAGATCGCCGTGCCGAACGTCGACAGGATGCACGTCGCGAGGCTCGTCAGGACCGCCGTGTGGAACGTCGCCAGGACGCACGTCGCGAGGCTCGTCAGGACCCCCGTGCCGAACGTCGGCAGGACGGGCGCCGCGAGGCCCGGGAAGACCGGCGTATCCGCCGCGATGCCTATCGTGACGGCCGCAGGGCCGAACGTCGCCGGGATCGCTGGGAAGACCGCCGCATCCGCCGCGACGCGTATCGCGATGGCTACCGCGAGGCGCGCCGGGATCATCGCCGGGCACGCTATTACGATGGCCGCCGGTGGCGCGATTACGACCGGTGGGACCATCGCCGCTGGCGCGACAATCGTCGTTATGACTGGTACCGCCACCGTTACCACAATCGCGATATCTTCCGCCTCGGTCGCTATTACGCGCCTTACCGGGACTATCGCTATCGCCGCCTGAACATCGGTGTGCAGATTGGCAATCTGTTCTTCGGTAGCCGTTACTGGATCAACGACCCCTGGCGCTATCGCCTGCCGAATGTGTACGGTCCCTATCGCTGGGTTCGGTATTACGACGACGTGCTGCTGGTCGATGTCTACAATGGCGAAGTGGTCGACGTGATTTACGACTTCTTCTGGTAG